The proteins below come from a single Desulfitobacterium metallireducens DSM 15288 genomic window:
- the accB gene encoding acetyl-CoA carboxylase biotin carboxyl carrier protein: MKKIGITDTTLRDGHQSLWATRMRTEDMLPILRELDDAGYHSLEVWGGATFDVCLRFLGEDPWERLRLIKSEVKKTPLQMLLRGQSLVGYQHYPDDVVREFIQLSVKNGIDIIRIFDALNDVRNMVVPIQAAKEAGAHVQASVVYTISPVHTVEHYLETARELVKLGADSICIKDMAGLLTPLKAYKLVKLLKDELGVMIQLHTHYIGGMGTIAYVKAAEAGVDVIDTASVPLAFGASQPPVETVVRALGDYNFASDINIPHLFKIANYFEGIRKARGYERGITRISDMRVFEHQVPGGMISNLVSQLEEQKALNRIDEVLDEIPRVRAELGYPPLVTPTSQIVGTQAVLNVLSGERYKLVPGEVKAYVKGQYGKPPAEVDPLIQKKIIGDEIPLTERPADKLLPGLEKAENECAGLARSREDVLSYAVFPQVAKKFFLERQKGGSKSGVELKPANSKEDSKMNLKEIKELIKLLGETDIAEVNLESEGVKVSIKKGSAFSTSQTVAVPTMATVTAPAPVVAPAQVAPMAQGKVEIVSADTSAKTNFEYIKSPMVGTFYRTPAPDAPSFVELGQTVKLGQAVCIIEAMKLMNEIEAEVEGKVVEVLVENGQPVEFGQPLFAIEK; encoded by the coding sequence GTGAAGAAGATTGGAATTACGGATACAACGTTACGCGATGGACATCAGAGCCTTTGGGCAACACGGATGCGTACTGAGGATATGTTACCCATTCTTAGAGAGCTTGACGATGCAGGATATCATTCCTTAGAGGTCTGGGGAGGAGCAACCTTCGATGTCTGTCTCCGATTCTTAGGAGAAGATCCTTGGGAACGTTTACGCTTGATTAAGAGTGAAGTCAAGAAGACACCGCTACAGATGCTTTTGAGAGGACAATCTCTGGTGGGTTATCAACATTACCCGGATGACGTTGTTCGTGAATTTATCCAGTTGAGTGTTAAGAATGGGATCGATATAATACGTATTTTTGATGCATTAAATGATGTTCGAAATATGGTCGTTCCGATTCAAGCCGCTAAAGAAGCAGGTGCGCATGTTCAGGCTTCTGTAGTGTATACCATAAGTCCTGTTCATACGGTTGAACATTATTTGGAGACGGCTCGAGAACTCGTTAAATTAGGTGCCGATTCTATTTGTATCAAAGATATGGCAGGATTGTTGACCCCCTTAAAAGCGTATAAATTGGTCAAGCTTTTAAAAGATGAACTGGGAGTTATGATTCAGCTTCATACTCATTATATTGGAGGAATGGGCACAATTGCTTATGTCAAGGCGGCTGAGGCAGGAGTGGACGTTATCGATACAGCGAGTGTTCCCCTAGCTTTTGGTGCAAGTCAGCCCCCTGTTGAAACGGTTGTGCGTGCACTCGGAGATTATAATTTTGCTTCCGATATCAATATTCCTCATCTCTTTAAGATCGCCAATTATTTTGAGGGCATTCGCAAAGCGCGTGGCTATGAACGAGGAATTACAAGGATTTCGGATATGCGTGTTTTCGAACACCAAGTGCCTGGAGGCATGATTTCGAATCTTGTGTCCCAGTTAGAAGAGCAGAAGGCCTTAAACCGGATTGATGAGGTACTTGACGAAATACCTCGAGTTAGGGCAGAATTGGGATATCCCCCTCTAGTTACCCCAACCAGCCAGATTGTGGGAACACAGGCAGTATTAAACGTTCTCAGCGGGGAACGATATAAATTAGTTCCTGGGGAAGTTAAAGCCTATGTCAAAGGACAGTATGGCAAACCGCCGGCTGAGGTAGATCCTCTTATTCAGAAAAAGATTATTGGGGATGAAATTCCTTTAACAGAACGACCTGCCGACAAATTGTTACCTGGTCTTGAAAAAGCAGAGAACGAATGTGCCGGTCTGGCCCGCTCGCGTGAAGATGTTCTTAGTTATGCTGTCTTTCCGCAAGTCGCTAAAAAGTTCTTTCTGGAAAGACAAAAGGGTGGATCCAAAAGCGGTGTAGAGCTTAAACCTGCAAATTCTAAGGAGGATTCAAAAATGAATTTAAAAGAAATTAAAGAACTGATTAAGCTTTTAGGGGAAACGGATATAGCCGAAGTTAATTTAGAGAGCGAGGGTGTTAAGGTTTCCATTAAGAAAGGAAGCGCATTTTCAACATCTCAAACGGTAGCTGTTCCTACAATGGCTACGGTTACAGCTCCAGCACCGGTTGTCGCTCCAGCGCAAGTTGCGCCAATGGCTCAAGGAAAAGTTGAAATCGTAAGTGCTGATACAAGCGCTAAAACAAATTTTGAATATATTAAATCTCCAATGGTTGGGACATTTTATCGTACGCCAGCTCCAGATGCGCCCTCTTTTGTAGAATTAGGACAAACGGTTAAGCTTGGTCAAGCCGTTTGTATTATCGAAGCAATGAAACTTATGAATGAGATTGAAGCTGAAGTTGAAGGAAAAGTCGTTGAAGTATTAGTAGAAAACGGGCAACCGGTGGAGTTTGGTCAACCGTTGTTTGCCATTGAGAAATAG
- a CDS encoding response regulator → MSKILVADDATFMRLMIRQILSRRESIEICEAENGQVAVELFQECKPDLTFLDITMPIKDGLETLQEILTLNPQAKVIMCSAVAQEKVVQKAIEMGATDFLIKPFRANKLLETVNKYLRA, encoded by the coding sequence ATGAGTAAAATTTTGGTTGCTGATGATGCAACTTTTATGAGGCTAATGATTCGGCAAATTTTATCTCGCCGAGAATCTATTGAAATATGTGAAGCTGAAAATGGCCAGGTGGCAGTGGAACTCTTTCAAGAGTGTAAGCCGGATTTAACTTTTTTGGACATCACCATGCCGATTAAAGACGGGTTAGAAACGCTACAAGAAATTTTAACACTCAATCCTCAAGCAAAGGTTATTATGTGTAGTGCTGTAGCCCAGGAAAAAGTGGTGCAAAAAGCCATTGAAATGGGAGCGACAGACTTTTTAATTAAGCCTTTTCGAGCGAATAAACTTTTGGAAACTGTAAATAAATATTTACGAGCTTAG
- a CDS encoding SpoIIIAH-like family protein, which produces MKILIQIPRQMLRNKVRWCIGGLLLLLCILIGVGWIFTDHQPSHIDEKNTLAVNGVIDSQNIQVSTEVVKPELRGENYFVDYRLRRDQLRQDEKTMLAAVLNSNIEKTKEDAQQKWLELTSRISKEDEIENLLKIKGFQDVVVDLAPDSINIIILAASLSPHEISIIQDITMRVTPVRLDRINISIRK; this is translated from the coding sequence ATGAAGATTTTGATTCAGATACCGAGACAAATGTTAAGAAACAAGGTTCGATGGTGTATAGGTGGATTGTTGCTCTTACTTTGTATCTTGATCGGAGTAGGATGGATTTTTACAGATCATCAACCGTCTCATATTGATGAAAAAAATACGCTAGCGGTCAATGGAGTAATCGATAGCCAAAATATTCAAGTCTCGACAGAAGTAGTAAAACCGGAATTGCGAGGTGAGAACTATTTTGTGGATTATCGCTTGCGGCGAGACCAGCTTCGTCAAGATGAAAAAACAATGCTTGCGGCAGTCCTAAATTCGAATATTGAGAAGACAAAGGAAGACGCTCAGCAGAAATGGCTTGAGCTCACGAGCCGAATTAGCAAAGAAGACGAAATCGAAAATTTGTTGAAAATCAAAGGATTTCAGGATGTAGTTGTTGATTTAGCACCGGATAGTATTAATATCATTATCTTAGCTGCGTCATTATCGCCTCATGAAATAAGTATAATTCAGGATATTACGATGCGGGTTACGCCTGTTCGTTTAGACCGGATTAATATTTCAATAAGAAAATAA
- a CDS encoding stage III sporulation protein AF, protein MENLQTLVRNLAIIILLASVLEMLLPNKSMQGFVKLVMGLFVISAVLDPLTALLHLPQSTSIPAWTEVRSQELPVLAGNNGLDIGRNAVQEQFKQIVENQIEALVLGISGVDQVKVEAVFEPSDAGLVDQPQVQRVNIQLNSPKTEMQNVSPITIGNQGNEIKSQPESQSALDLTIKEKISTFLQIPQNKIFVTQK, encoded by the coding sequence TTGGAGAATTTACAAACACTCGTGCGGAATTTAGCCATTATCATTCTGCTGGCTAGTGTCTTAGAAATGTTACTTCCGAATAAATCCATGCAGGGGTTTGTAAAATTGGTGATGGGGCTCTTTGTTATTTCGGCAGTGCTTGATCCCCTAACCGCGCTGCTCCATCTTCCGCAGAGTACATCAATCCCAGCCTGGACAGAAGTCCGGTCTCAAGAACTTCCTGTATTAGCAGGAAACAATGGGCTTGATATCGGCAGGAATGCAGTCCAAGAACAGTTCAAGCAGATCGTCGAGAATCAGATCGAAGCCTTAGTCCTTGGAATTTCAGGTGTGGATCAAGTTAAGGTTGAAGCCGTTTTTGAGCCTTCTGATGCAGGACTTGTGGATCAACCTCAAGTGCAACGGGTTAACATTCAGCTTAATTCACCTAAAACGGAGATGCAGAACGTTTCGCCGATCACCATCGGGAATCAAGGGAATGAAATTAAGTCTCAACCTGAATCTCAATCTGCTCTAGACCTGACCATCAAAGAGAAAATCTCAACGTTTCTTCAAATCCCTCAGAATAAAATATTTGTGACTCAAAAATAA
- the spoIIIAE gene encoding stage III sporulation protein AE, translating into MRRLLGWGVLFFLILSWTTPRVVWAENGSPSGIEDTSIKIEINSEASSDLAANRGTIGTQESQEAEGLEKQIDLSQVRGFLEQIDRDVQASVPNFSLGQMFDDLREGKLSLDPQKLGRSLLSFLGQEILKSGPLMGKLLVLAVLIAVLQNLQNAFSSESIGKMVKSLSYLVLMVIALAAFQETLEIATDAIDQMTSFMQTLFPVMLTLLMAMGNLTTAALFKPMVIGSLTLLATLMKTVILPLFFLTAVLKLFNNISSDFKLGKLASLFEFTGKLGIGVLMTVFIGVMTIQGLSGGVADGVTLRTAKYSADLIPVVGKFFKDAVEIVASSGLLLKNSLGIIGVLAIALLCIGPAVRIAAMIFVFKISAALVEPLGLKELSDSLQDMSKSLTYIFASVASVAIMFFISIAIVVGSGNLTVMLR; encoded by the coding sequence GTGCGGCGATTATTAGGATGGGGAGTCCTCTTTTTTTTAATCTTGAGTTGGACAACTCCTAGAGTAGTTTGGGCAGAAAATGGTTCTCCTTCGGGAATTGAGGATACTAGCATCAAAATCGAGATCAACTCAGAGGCGAGCAGCGACCTAGCCGCAAATAGGGGGACTATAGGTACTCAAGAAAGTCAGGAAGCTGAAGGTTTAGAGAAACAGATTGACTTAAGCCAGGTTAGAGGGTTTTTAGAGCAGATTGATCGTGATGTCCAAGCCTCTGTACCTAATTTCTCACTCGGGCAAATGTTTGACGATTTGCGTGAAGGAAAATTGAGTCTTGACCCTCAAAAATTGGGGCGTAGTTTGCTTTCATTTTTAGGTCAAGAAATTTTAAAAAGCGGCCCGCTTATGGGCAAACTGCTCGTATTAGCTGTCTTGATTGCCGTTCTTCAAAATCTTCAGAACGCCTTTAGCAGCGAGAGTATAGGAAAAATGGTCAAGAGCTTAAGCTACTTAGTCCTGATGGTCATAGCCCTTGCTGCTTTTCAAGAGACCCTGGAGATCGCAACAGACGCGATTGATCAGATGACGAGCTTCATGCAGACCTTGTTTCCGGTCATGCTGACGCTTTTGATGGCTATGGGAAATTTAACGACAGCAGCGTTATTTAAACCGATGGTGATTGGAAGTTTAACCTTGTTAGCGACTCTCATGAAAACCGTTATTTTACCCTTGTTCTTTTTAACGGCGGTCCTTAAATTATTTAATAATATTTCCAGTGACTTTAAACTCGGTAAGCTTGCTAGTTTATTTGAGTTCACAGGAAAGTTGGGAATTGGGGTCTTGATGACCGTATTTATCGGAGTGATGACGATTCAAGGGCTAAGCGGTGGGGTTGCGGATGGGGTAACACTTAGGACAGCAAAGTATTCTGCGGATCTAATTCCGGTTGTCGGGAAGTTCTTCAAAGATGCAGTGGAAATCGTGGCGAGTTCAGGATTGCTTTTGAAAAATTCATTAGGAATTATTGGCGTTTTAGCGATTGCTTTGCTCTGTATAGGCCCGGCCGTTCGGATTGCAGCGATGATTTTTGTGTTTAAAATTTCAGCGGCCTTAGTCGAACCTCTAGGGTTAAAAGAGCTTTCTGATAGTCTTCAAGATATGTCTAAAAGCCTTACCTATATTTTTGCCTCGGTGGCTTCTGTGGCGATTATGTTCTTTATCAGCATCGCGATTGTCGTCGGTTCAGGAAATTTAACCGTTATGCTGAGGTAA
- the spoIIIAD gene encoding stage III sporulation protein AD: MEIWQIVGLALIVAIIGTVLKEVKRNEFALQLTILAGTIIFVAVLDKIKIIVDLLQSLADQANISSYYLFIVLKIVGVAYLAEFAADICRDADQKALATKIELAAKVGVLVLAMPIIVAILESIKRLVP; the protein is encoded by the coding sequence GTGGAAATATGGCAGATTGTTGGGTTGGCTTTGATTGTGGCCATTATCGGCACGGTTTTGAAAGAAGTAAAACGGAATGAATTTGCCCTTCAGTTGACAATTTTGGCTGGGACAATTATTTTTGTCGCGGTCTTAGATAAAATCAAAATCATTGTGGATCTCCTACAAAGTCTCGCTGATCAAGCGAATATCAGTTCTTATTATTTGTTCATCGTCTTAAAAATTGTCGGGGTAGCCTACCTCGCCGAATTTGCGGCAGATATTTGCCGTGATGCGGATCAGAAGGCTTTAGCGACTAAAATTGAACTGGCGGCGAAAGTGGGAGTTCTTGTCTTGGCGATGCCCATTATTGTAGCGATTCTCGAGTCGATCAAGCGACTTGTTCCGTGA
- the spoIIIAC gene encoding stage III sporulation protein AC, with amino-acid sequence MSFDMVLKIAGIGLLVGILVMVLDQANRREISQLTVLAGVVVVLYIVVQAVGDLFSLVKSVFQLY; translated from the coding sequence ATGTCTTTTGATATGGTTTTGAAGATCGCAGGCATCGGATTATTAGTTGGAATCTTGGTCATGGTTCTCGATCAGGCCAACCGTAGGGAGATCAGCCAATTGACAGTCTTGGCAGGGGTGGTGGTTGTTTTATATATCGTCGTTCAGGCTGTGGGAGACTTGTTTAGTCTGGTGAAGAGTGTATTTCAACTGTACTAG
- a CDS encoding stage III sporulation protein AB, whose amino-acid sequence MVILASIILILGCGSLGLYLAARIKKRPVELRDFITALTLLDTEIIWGGTPLPEAFALLKHRSEGAWKVFFAELERRVQEGESANTAWSETIRIQEKRFCLKSEDWQVIQNVGKGLGRSDRQEQHKQLELVKQQIRDVQEQALIMCDKQAKMWSYLGFLGGIAGVIFLI is encoded by the coding sequence ATGGTTATTTTAGCCTCGATCATTCTCATTCTGGGTTGTGGAAGTCTAGGGCTTTACTTGGCGGCACGGATTAAAAAACGGCCTGTAGAATTGCGAGACTTCATCACAGCACTGACTCTCCTTGACACGGAAATTATTTGGGGAGGAACACCTTTGCCGGAGGCGTTTGCACTCCTTAAACACCGTTCTGAGGGTGCTTGGAAGGTATTTTTTGCGGAACTTGAGCGCAGAGTCCAGGAGGGCGAAAGTGCCAACACAGCCTGGAGCGAAACTATCCGAATCCAAGAAAAGAGATTTTGTCTTAAATCTGAGGATTGGCAGGTCATCCAAAATGTCGGTAAAGGGCTCGGTCGATCTGATCGGCAAGAGCAACATAAACAGCTCGAACTGGTTAAACAGCAAATTCGGGATGTGCAGGAACAGGCTCTGATTATGTGTGATAAACAAGCGAAAATGTGGTCTTATCTGGGGTTCCTGGGCGGGATTGCCGGAGTCATCTTCTTGATTTAA
- the spoIIIAA gene encoding stage III sporulation protein AA yields MSLRYSLVSIHPEKEDKMNRLEAIVKWLSDPLRDIFAAATGLPLSEIEEIRLRTSKPLLLQGKDSEYFLDAWGKSVSSEKAYHVQREDLMQTLERMTQSSLYAAEDELRQGYITLPGGHRVGVTGEVTLKQGMVQNLKHISGLNIRLALEISGQAPQILPRLIRADGSLYHTLILSPPRAGKTTLLRDLIRCISDGVPNLSLKGQTVGVVDERGEIAGMWQGHPSYNLGCRTDILDGCPKAIGMSMLIRSMSPRVVAVDELGHPQDVEAVLDALRTGVSVLSTAHAESGEEAKKRPVLKALFASGVFERLVILSRRKGPGTVESIFDLKNQLELRRD; encoded by the coding sequence GTGTCGTTACGTTATAGTTTAGTTTCTATCCATCCAGAAAAAGAAGACAAAATGAACCGCTTAGAAGCAATCGTGAAGTGGTTAAGTGATCCCTTACGCGATATTTTTGCCGCAGCAACAGGTCTTCCTCTATCAGAAATTGAGGAGATACGGTTACGCACGAGCAAACCGCTACTGCTTCAGGGTAAGGATAGCGAGTACTTTCTCGATGCTTGGGGAAAGTCTGTATCGAGCGAAAAGGCTTATCATGTCCAACGTGAGGATCTGATGCAAACGTTAGAGCGAATGACCCAAAGTTCACTCTATGCAGCTGAAGATGAGCTCAGACAAGGCTATATAACACTGCCTGGCGGACATCGAGTAGGTGTGACTGGAGAGGTTACCTTAAAGCAAGGGATGGTTCAAAATCTTAAGCATATCTCAGGCTTAAATATTCGTTTGGCCTTAGAAATATCAGGGCAAGCCCCTCAAATTTTGCCTCGCTTAATCCGTGCTGATGGGTCTTTATATCATACGCTTATCCTTTCTCCGCCACGGGCGGGAAAGACAACCTTACTTCGCGATCTGATCCGTTGTATAAGTGATGGGGTACCCAATCTTTCCTTAAAGGGCCAAACAGTTGGGGTCGTCGATGAAAGAGGAGAAATTGCGGGCATGTGGCAGGGACATCCTTCATATAATTTAGGTTGCCGCACGGACATTCTTGATGGTTGTCCCAAGGCTATAGGGATGAGTATGTTGATTCGTTCCATGTCTCCACGTGTCGTTGCTGTTGACGAACTGGGTCATCCTCAAGACGTTGAAGCCGTGCTGGACGCACTAAGAACCGGAGTCAGTGTACTTAGTACGGCTCACGCCGAGAGTGGGGAAGAAGCGAAAAAACGGCCTGTTCTTAAAGCACTTTTTGCCAGTGGTGTTTTCGAGCGGTTAGTTATACTCAGTCGGCGTAAGGGTCCTGGCACAGTGGAATCCATTTTTGACCTCAAAAATCAGCTCGAACTGCGAAGAGATTAA
- a CDS encoding ribonuclease J, which yields MKLNIIPLGGTGEIGKNLLVFEYEDSIVVIDGGVKFPDDELLGIDLVIPDISYLEKRKDKIKGIFVTHGHEDHIGGLPFILPRLNVPVYATKLTIGLVRAKVQERGGYPDSLFRVLEPGKPVQAGEFEVEAFRVTHSIPDAVGYSLLSPVGRVIYTGDFKVDYTPIDGHEMDLSKLAEWGQEGVLALLCDSTNAERPGMTMSERVVGKTLRDWFARAEGKIIMATFASNVHRIQQAIDAAMELKRKVCVVGRSMEQVVRTAHELGYLHLPAEDMLVDVGEINNFSHSRLLVLTTGSQGEPFAALTRMATGNHRQVNVAPGDTVIISATPVPGNEKLIGRTINHLYQIGAEVVTKDMGLVHVSGHACQEEIKLVIRLTRPKFLIPHHGEVRHQVALRKIGQSLGYEEKQIPITQLGTRVVITPEKMEIGDRVEAGSVYVDGLGIGDVGQIVLRDRKQLSKDGVVVVVVGLTRGKGVPHSIVSGPDIISRGFTFMKEANDLIEGAKNNATVAIEVQLKQESWEWGVMRAAIHESLSNYFWDKTRRRPMILPVLLQV from the coding sequence ATGAAACTAAATATTATTCCTTTGGGTGGAACAGGTGAGATTGGGAAAAACTTGCTTGTTTTTGAATATGAAGATTCGATTGTCGTGATCGATGGTGGGGTAAAATTTCCGGATGATGAATTATTAGGAATTGATTTAGTGATTCCTGATATTAGTTATCTAGAAAAAAGGAAGGATAAAATTAAGGGTATCTTTGTGACTCATGGGCATGAGGATCATATTGGAGGCTTGCCTTTTATTTTGCCAAGACTGAATGTTCCCGTCTATGCGACTAAGCTGACGATAGGGTTAGTTCGTGCTAAAGTTCAAGAACGTGGAGGGTATCCGGACTCTCTATTTCGGGTGCTTGAGCCGGGTAAACCAGTACAGGCTGGCGAATTTGAAGTGGAAGCATTTCGCGTTACTCACAGCATTCCCGATGCTGTAGGATATTCCTTATTGAGCCCTGTTGGGCGGGTAATTTATACAGGAGATTTTAAGGTCGATTACACGCCGATTGATGGGCATGAGATGGATTTGAGTAAACTAGCAGAATGGGGTCAAGAGGGAGTGCTGGCGCTTCTCTGTGATTCTACTAACGCGGAGCGCCCGGGGATGACGATGTCTGAAAGAGTGGTGGGGAAAACCCTTAGGGATTGGTTTGCCCGTGCTGAGGGAAAAATTATCATGGCAACGTTTGCTTCAAATGTGCATCGAATTCAGCAGGCGATTGATGCTGCCATGGAATTAAAGCGAAAAGTTTGTGTTGTGGGTCGAAGCATGGAACAAGTTGTAAGAACAGCACACGAGCTAGGATACTTGCATTTGCCAGCAGAGGATATGTTGGTGGATGTGGGTGAGATTAATAATTTTTCACATTCTCGTTTATTAGTGCTAACAACAGGGAGTCAAGGAGAGCCGTTTGCCGCTTTAACACGAATGGCCACAGGAAATCATCGTCAAGTTAATGTTGCCCCAGGGGATACAGTGATTATATCGGCAACCCCTGTTCCCGGAAATGAGAAGCTGATTGGGAGAACGATCAATCATTTGTATCAAATCGGTGCAGAAGTTGTGACTAAAGACATGGGGCTTGTACATGTATCAGGTCATGCGTGTCAAGAAGAGATTAAACTCGTGATTCGTTTAACCCGGCCCAAATTCTTGATTCCTCATCATGGAGAAGTTCGTCACCAAGTGGCTTTACGTAAGATTGGTCAATCACTGGGCTATGAGGAAAAGCAAATCCCCATTACTCAACTGGGTACGCGGGTTGTGATAACTCCGGAAAAAATGGAAATAGGGGACAGAGTTGAAGCAGGAAGCGTGTATGTTGATGGCTTGGGAATCGGAGATGTTGGACAAATTGTCCTTCGAGATCGTAAACAACTCTCTAAAGATGGGGTTGTCGTTGTCGTTGTTGGCTTAACCCGAGGTAAGGGCGTTCCCCATTCGATTGTATCGGGTCCGGATATTATTTCTCGTGGATTCACCTTCATGAAAGAAGCCAACGATTTGATCGAGGGAGCGAAAAACAATGCGACGGTAGCTATTGAGGTTCAACTAAAACAGGAAAGTTGGGAATGGGGAGTAATGAGAGCTGCGATCCATGAAAGCTTGAGTAATTATTTCTGGGATAAAACGCGTCGTCGTCCAATGATATTACCGGTTTTACTCCAAGTGTAA
- the efp gene encoding elongation factor P translates to MISTSDFKTGLTIELDGDVYSIVEFQHVKPGKGAAFVRTKLKNLKTGGVTERKFNASEKVETAHVERHDMQYLYKDGELYAVMDNESYEQTTLTEEQIGDGVKWLKENMNLGVLFFNGTVIGVDIPNTVQLVVAHTEPGVKGDTATGGSKPATMETGAIVQVPFFVNEGEVLIIDTRTGNYVQRA, encoded by the coding sequence ATGATTTCTACTAGCGATTTTAAGACGGGTCTTACGATTGAACTTGATGGTGACGTTTATTCAATTGTTGAGTTCCAACATGTTAAACCAGGAAAAGGTGCTGCCTTTGTACGTACGAAACTTAAGAATTTAAAAACGGGTGGAGTTACTGAACGAAAATTTAATGCCAGCGAAAAAGTTGAAACAGCTCATGTTGAACGTCATGATATGCAATACCTTTATAAAGATGGAGAGCTTTACGCAGTCATGGATAATGAAAGCTATGAACAGACCACTCTGACTGAAGAACAAATCGGAGACGGTGTTAAATGGCTTAAGGAAAATATGAATTTAGGGGTCCTTTTCTTTAATGGAACAGTTATTGGTGTGGATATTCCCAATACGGTACAATTAGTTGTAGCTCATACGGAACCTGGGGTTAAAGGAGATACGGCTACCGGGGGGTCAAAACCGGCAACGATGGAAACAGGAGCGATTGTACAGGTTCCTTTCTTTGTCAATGAAGGTGAAGTTCTAATCATCGATACTCGTACAGGAAACTATGTGCAACGTGCTTAA
- a CDS encoding M24 family metallopeptidase — MSRLERIRLKMQEEKLDAFILASPENRRYMSGFTGTSAMLLITLEKAYLLTDFRYIQQATAQAPDFQVVKITNMYSSLTELAQKAARVGFEEEYTTYADYLDLKESLPQVELVPQSKLLAELRSLKDVEELEKIRQAVKLADDAFAHILQFVEVGQTEEEIALELEFAMRRNGASGASFDFIVASGLRSSMPHGVASPKKVQPGDFLTMDFGAIYQGYCSDITRTICFGEPTEKQHEIYEIVLRAQKAGIAALKPGISGREVDAVARGIIAEAGYGEYFGHGLGHSVGLAIHEGPNLNLREERILKPGMVITIEPGIYIPDWGGVRIEDMAVITENGCEVLTQAPKEFIIIE, encoded by the coding sequence ATGAGTCGATTAGAAAGAATTCGCTTGAAAATGCAGGAGGAAAAGTTAGATGCTTTTATCCTCGCCTCACCGGAAAATCGTCGCTATATGAGTGGTTTTACTGGAACAAGTGCAATGTTACTCATTACACTTGAAAAAGCCTATTTACTTACGGATTTTCGTTACATACAACAAGCCACTGCGCAAGCTCCTGATTTTCAGGTGGTTAAGATCACAAATATGTATTCTTCTCTTACAGAATTGGCTCAAAAGGCGGCTAGAGTCGGTTTCGAAGAAGAGTACACGACCTATGCGGACTATTTGGATCTGAAAGAATCACTTCCTCAAGTAGAGCTGGTTCCTCAGTCCAAGCTTTTAGCAGAACTGCGTTCACTTAAAGATGTGGAGGAACTGGAGAAAATTCGTCAAGCGGTTAAGCTTGCTGATGATGCTTTTGCCCATATTCTTCAGTTTGTTGAAGTGGGACAAACTGAAGAAGAGATTGCCTTGGAACTCGAATTCGCGATGCGTCGTAATGGTGCGAGTGGGGCCTCTTTTGACTTCATTGTGGCATCTGGATTACGCTCCTCAATGCCTCACGGCGTAGCAAGCCCGAAAAAAGTTCAACCGGGTGACTTCTTGACAATGGATTTTGGCGCAATTTACCAAGGTTATTGTTCTGATATTACACGAACGATTTGTTTTGGTGAACCGACAGAAAAACAGCATGAAATTTATGAGATTGTACTACGCGCTCAAAAGGCTGGAATTGCAGCACTTAAACCGGGAATCTCAGGGAGAGAAGTCGATGCAGTTGCACGAGGCATCATTGCAGAGGCTGGTTATGGTGAATATTTTGGACATGGTTTAGGACATTCAGTTGGCCTTGCCATTCATGAAGGACCAAATTTAAATCTTCGGGAAGAACGGATTCTGAAACCAGGTATGGTCATTACGATTGAACCTGGAATTTATATTCCTGATTGGGGTGGCGTTCGTATCGAAGATATGGCTGTAATTACGGAAAATGGCTGTGAGGTCTTGACACAAGCGCCAAAGGAGTTCATTATTATTGAGTAA